One genomic region from Prunus persica cultivar Lovell chromosome G3, Prunus_persica_NCBIv2, whole genome shotgun sequence encodes:
- the LOC18782797 gene encoding uncharacterized protein LOC18782797: MAEPKTELKDSLSEKSLGHHADKSPKHHKETHGTSDDIDETTPVDEVKGPGVFERIKEEVEAIVEAIHPKKESSSHDSSPK, translated from the exons ATGGCAGAACCAAAAACAGAGCTCAAGGACTCTCTCTCAG AGAAATCACTAGGACATCATGCTGATAAATCACCAAAACATCACAAAGAAACGCATGGAACGAGTGATGACATAGATGAAACCACCCCAGTAGATGAAGTCAAAGGCCCGGGTGTGTTTGAACGAATTAAGGAAGAAGTCGAAGCCATTGTTGAGGCAATTCATCCTAAGAAAGAATCCAGCAGTCATGACTCATCTCCTAAGTGA